The following proteins are encoded in a genomic region of Magnolia sinica isolate HGM2019 chromosome 1, MsV1, whole genome shotgun sequence:
- the LOC131239748 gene encoding uncharacterized protein LOC131239748, translated as MDAQHFIQVQIYLMFSIHSILFLAGVGTCSYIRPFSSKESNGSIICCLPCSQEYLLKSLSEKHNSLLNSDFPGLLAQEFCSFKSCKGPIRKPSSMLRLSALRRHLIGEGSHRHLVSSMKFDFHSDAITALSAYLCRVVVIERLPSGTFADPFELQHLVQRGVFHDASVYGDTNLELPSALSNQSVVEVHMDVSRKLLSGSDEGLEISIELPLHARYPPLDGSGNGYSRVEMGVPHLLMRCEPEKSQHEDCLWTSIAEDRESTSDEVVVWPIPCGNAAHAGIVSTVTFLSALISAVSILFTAIYHYSHQTQFYQRANK; from the exons ATGGATGCCCAACACTTCATTCAAGTTCAAATATATTTGATGTTCAGTATTCATTCCATCCTATTCTTAGCTGGTGTTGGCACTTGTTCTTATATTCGTCCCTTTTCCAGCAAG GAGAGCAATGGAAGTATCATCTGCTGTTTGCCATGTTCCCAGGAGTACCTTCTGAAATCATTATCTGAGAAACACAATAGCTTGCTCAATTCAGATTTTCCAGGACTTTTAGCCCAAGAATTCTGTTCCTTTAAGTCCTGTAAAGGGCCAATACGTAAGCCAAGTTCCATGCTCAGACTCTCAGCACTGCGACGGCATTTGATTGGTGAAGGATCTCATCGTCACCTGGTTTCCTCCATGAAGTTCGATTTCCATTCAGATGCTATTACTGCGTTATCTGCATATCTTTGTAGAGTAGTGGTGATAGAAAGACTGCCATCTGGGACCTTTGCGGACCCGTTTGAGCTACAACATCTTGTTCAACGTGGTG TCTTTCATGATGCTTCTGTTTACGGGGACACGAATCTGGAATTGCCTTCAGCTCTTTCCAACCAATCTGTTGTCGAGGTTCACATGGATGTCAGTCGCAAGCTTCTCTCAGGGAGCGACGAAGGACTTGAAATTTCCATAGAGCTGCCATTACATGCACGATATCCA CCTCTTGATGGAAGTGGCAATGGCTACTCAAGAGTCGAGATGGGTGTGCCCCACTTGCTGATGCGCTGCGAGCCAGAAAAATCACAGCACGAGGATTGCTTGTGGACGTCGATTGCTGAGGACCGAGAATCAACAAGCGATGAGGTTGTGGTTTGGCCTATACCTTGCGGGAATGCAGCACATGCAGGCATTGTATCCACTGTAACATTTCTCTCAGCCTTGATATCTGCTGTTTCAATTCTTTTCACTGCCATATACCATTACTCTCATCAGACTCAATTTTACCAGAGAGCTAACAAATAA